A single window of Bacteroidales bacterium DNA harbors:
- a CDS encoding rhomboid family intramembrane serine protease, protein MLSRLILINVIVYILANISSLILSLYQIPHTHSLFTDWFAVPSNPESLLQKPWTIFTYMFLHEDFMHILFNMIMLYFGGSLFQQFLGGKKLLTTYILGGIAGAAVYILAFNYFPMFSEITKTSMALGASASVLAILVAIAVYIPDYSVILFLFGKIKMKYIAMALVLMDILSIEKENPGGHIAHLGGALWGFIYILSIRKNKNLFLFLNPVKKFFTNIFKPKPKLRVEYKKQRPVNDDEYNRIRAEKQQKIDAILDKISKNGYDSLTKEEKEFLFSTSNKN, encoded by the coding sequence ATGCTGTCGAGACTGATTTTGATAAATGTCATCGTTTATATTCTTGCAAACATTTCCAGTTTAATTTTATCACTTTACCAAATACCACACACACATTCGCTGTTTACTGATTGGTTTGCCGTTCCTTCCAATCCTGAAAGCCTGCTTCAAAAACCGTGGACCATTTTCACATACATGTTCCTGCATGAAGATTTTATGCACATCCTGTTCAACATGATAATGCTGTACTTCGGAGGCTCACTGTTCCAACAGTTTCTTGGCGGTAAAAAATTACTCACCACTTATATTTTAGGAGGGATTGCAGGTGCGGCAGTATATATTCTTGCATTCAATTATTTTCCTATGTTCAGCGAGATTACCAAAACATCTATGGCGCTTGGAGCATCCGCTTCTGTGTTAGCTATACTGGTTGCTATTGCTGTTTATATTCCTGATTATTCCGTTATCTTATTCCTTTTCGGTAAAATTAAAATGAAATATATCGCAATGGCTCTTGTGCTAATGGATATATTAAGTATAGAAAAAGAAAACCCCGGCGGACATATAGCTCATTTAGGCGGAGCATTATGGGGATTTATTTATATTCTTTCAATCAGAAAAAATAAAAATCTTTTCTTGTTTTTAAACCCGGTAAAAAAATTCTTTACAAATATTTTTAAACCCAAACCTAAACTTCGTGTTGAATATAAAAAGCAACGCCCCGTTAACGATGATGAGTATAATAGGATAAGAGCAGAAAAACAACAGAAGATAGATGCTATCCTTGATAAGATTTCTAAAAACGGTTACGATAGTTTAACAAAAGAAGAAAAAGAATTTTTATTTTCTACAAGTAATAAAAATTAA
- a CDS encoding rhomboid family intramembrane serine protease: MQQFQPTGFRILPPVVKNLLIINALFFLATLGIGAAFGIDLTEKMGMHYFGSPLFHPYQLITYMFMHANFSHIFFNMFALWMFGNVLENYWGPKRFMTYYFITGLGAILIQMGVNYFQIRTAQANLPPEIISDVLTNGYKYLQEGKNFINPDAANLNILYHTPTIGASGAVFGLLLAFGMMFPNSLIYIYFAIPIKAKWFVILYGAMELFFGVSNSGGDNVAHFAHLGGMLFGFLLIIFWNKRIKNKFF; encoded by the coding sequence ATGCAACAATTTCAGCCCACAGGATTCAGGATACTTCCACCGGTAGTTAAAAATCTATTAATTATCAATGCACTGTTTTTCCTTGCTACGCTTGGAATTGGCGCTGCATTCGGTATTGATCTTACAGAAAAAATGGGAATGCATTATTTCGGTTCTCCCCTTTTCCATCCCTATCAACTTATTACCTACATGTTCATGCATGCTAATTTCAGTCATATTTTTTTCAACATGTTTGCACTATGGATGTTTGGCAATGTATTAGAAAACTACTGGGGACCTAAAAGATTTATGACTTATTATTTCATTACAGGACTGGGAGCTATTCTTATACAAATGGGCGTAAATTATTTTCAAATCAGAACGGCCCAGGCTAATTTACCACCAGAGATAATTAGTGATGTTTTAACGAATGGTTATAAATATTTACAAGAAGGAAAAAATTTCATTAACCCTGATGCAGCAAACTTAAACATACTATATCATACACCTACCATAGGTGCATCAGGTGCGGTATTCGGTTTATTGCTTGCATTCGGAATGATGTTCCCGAATTCATTAATATATATCTACTTTGCCATACCTATTAAAGCCAAATGGTTTGTAATTCTTTACGGAGCCATGGAATTATTTTTTGGGGTAAGTAACAGTGGTGGTGATAACGTAGCTCATTTCGCACACCTTGGCGGTATGCTATTCGGATTCTTACTTATTATATTCTGGAACAAGCGAATCAAAAATAAGTTTTTCTGA